A single genomic interval of Selenobaculum gibii harbors:
- a CDS encoding ABC-F family ATP-binding cassette domain-containing protein, whose product MGILRVSQLNKSFGIEELFHDVSFEISGGDKIGFIGANGTGKSTLMRCLMGLEEADSGQVVLATTDTIGYVEQEAELESWTLWEELSKAFEDVLAWQEEMKEIEERIAKEKDEVALASLMKEYAHVVDKFERASGYDYESMIKRVATGLGFTAEDFKKNVNHFSGGQKTRICLAKALIRRPDFLFLDEPTNHLDIEMVEWLEDFLIGYSGGVLIISHDRFFLDRVANRIIELENKEVVAYTGNYSRFTELKAERRAALESAYQKQQVYITKTEEYIRRYKAGIKSKQARGREKQLNRLARIVLPPNSVGFNYFAFNPPSECAQRVAELEDVAAAYGSQEIFKHISMLIRNGDGIALVGPNGAGKTTLLKILVGEMEAINGKVKLGSRVKMGYFSQQHEGLNLENRLLDELIYEYDLTEEQARHYLGAFLFHGDDVYKIIGDLSGGEKSRLAFLKLMLTGANFLVLDEPTNHLDIPAKEAVEEALMAFPGTFITVSHDRYFLDKVTNGTFELAGGVLTEYNGNYSYYHDKKLEAQKEAAELAREIEDRKPKQPSAAKLESKKGKPRNLSGSKRIELMQKYEGEIAMLEMELKGIEFQLNTPENHTDAESSKKLAEEYQRVESELAEKYDLWAQCSEEES is encoded by the coding sequence ATGGGCATTTTACGCGTAAGTCAGTTAAATAAATCATTCGGCATTGAAGAGCTTTTTCATGATGTAAGTTTTGAAATATCCGGTGGAGATAAAATTGGTTTTATTGGTGCAAATGGTACGGGAAAAAGTACGTTGATGCGCTGTTTAATGGGGTTAGAGGAGGCTGATAGTGGACAAGTTGTTTTAGCGACTACGGATACCATCGGCTATGTTGAGCAAGAGGCGGAGTTAGAATCCTGGACTTTATGGGAAGAACTATCAAAAGCCTTTGAAGATGTTTTAGCTTGGCAAGAAGAGATGAAAGAGATCGAAGAACGTATTGCAAAAGAGAAAGATGAAGTAGCGCTTGCATCTTTAATGAAAGAATATGCGCATGTAGTTGATAAATTTGAACGGGCGAGTGGCTATGATTATGAAAGTATGATTAAACGCGTTGCTACAGGGCTTGGATTTACGGCGGAAGATTTTAAAAAGAATGTAAATCATTTCTCTGGTGGGCAGAAAACGAGGATTTGTTTGGCGAAAGCTTTGATTCGTCGTCCCGATTTTTTATTTTTGGACGAGCCAACAAATCATTTAGATATTGAAATGGTAGAATGGTTAGAGGACTTTCTTATTGGGTACTCAGGTGGAGTATTGATTATTTCTCATGACCGTTTTTTCCTTGACCGCGTGGCGAATCGGATAATTGAATTAGAAAATAAAGAAGTTGTTGCTTATACTGGGAATTATAGTAGATTTACTGAACTTAAAGCAGAGCGCCGCGCTGCATTGGAGAGTGCATATCAAAAGCAGCAAGTGTATATTACAAAAACAGAAGAATATATCCGTAGGTACAAAGCGGGAATCAAGTCAAAACAGGCACGTGGCAGAGAAAAGCAGTTGAATCGTTTAGCGCGCATTGTATTGCCTCCCAATAGTGTTGGGTTTAATTATTTTGCATTTAATCCGCCAAGTGAATGTGCACAGCGAGTTGCGGAATTAGAAGATGTTGCGGCAGCATATGGAAGTCAAGAAATATTCAAGCATATTTCAATGTTAATTCGAAATGGTGATGGGATTGCATTGGTAGGTCCGAATGGTGCGGGAAAAACAACACTTCTCAAAATCCTTGTAGGTGAAATGGAAGCTATCAATGGAAAAGTGAAGTTGGGCAGCCGTGTCAAGATGGGATATTTTTCGCAACAACATGAAGGATTAAATCTGGAAAATAGACTTTTAGATGAATTAATTTATGAATATGATTTAACAGAAGAACAAGCAAGACATTACTTAGGAGCATTTTTGTTTCATGGAGATGATGTTTATAAAATCATTGGTGATTTAAGTGGTGGTGAAAAATCACGGTTGGCATTTTTGAAATTAATGCTTACGGGCGCTAATTTTCTCGTGCTCGACGAGCCGACGAATCATTTAGATATTCCAGCGAAGGAAGCCGTAGAAGAGGCATTAATGGCGTTTCCGGGCACGTTTATTACCGTTTCCCATGACCGCTATTTTTTGGATAAAGTAACGAATGGTACGTTTGAATTAGCAGGTGGCGTATTAACCGAATACAACGGAAACTATAGTTATTATCATGATAAAAAATTAGAAGCACAAAAAGAAGCTGCTGAGTTAGCAAGAGAAATTGAGGATCGTAAACCTAAACAACCTAGTGCGGCGAAGCTGGAATCGAAAAAAGGCAAACCACGTAATTTAAGTGGTAGTAAACGTATCGAACTCATGCAAAAATATGAAGGTGAGATCGCTATGTTAGAGATGGAGTTAAAGGGTATTGAGTTTCAGTTAAATACCCCAGAAAATCATACAGATGCTGAGAGTAGTAAAAAGTTAGCAGAGGAATATCAAAGAGTAGAAAGTGAACTTGCTGAAAAATATGATCTTTGGGCGCAGTGTAGTGAAGAGGAATCGTAA
- a CDS encoding glycosyltransferase, whose product MEFSYCVSVVLLSFAIFGGYCFIKDLWLWHKELKIKEHYAFSIVVLVKDIEEDIEEMIRHLMLEIEIAEMNCDVIIYDDYSQDLTFSIAKRLEREYASLMVIQYNEQNSSFQAMSNAAKGDFIQFLDTIHCINPKEFCEIVTWIFKPHTKQFIL is encoded by the coding sequence ATGGAATTTAGTTATTGCGTAAGTGTAGTGTTATTATCTTTTGCTATCTTTGGAGGGTATTGTTTTATCAAGGATTTATGGTTGTGGCACAAAGAACTGAAGATCAAGGAGCATTATGCATTTAGCATCGTCGTTTTAGTGAAAGATATTGAAGAAGATATCGAAGAGATGATTCGTCATTTAATGTTGGAAATTGAAATTGCCGAAATGAATTGCGATGTCATCATTTATGATGATTATTCGCAGGATTTAACATTTTCGATTGCAAAACGACTTGAGAGAGAATATGCATCACTTATGGTTATTCAATACAATGAACAAAATAGCTCTTTTCAGGCGATGTCAAATGCTGCAAAAGGAGACTTTATACAATTTTTAGATACGATTCATTGCATAAATCCGAAGGAGTTCTGCGAAATTGTTACTTGGATTTTCAAGCCACATACGAAGCAGTTTATCTTGTAG
- the flgM gene encoding flagellar biosynthesis anti-sigma factor FlgM has product MMINNIQSLIKGYVDTKSVSNQRNEVKTKNVAKDEVVLSSQAQNFHEFLQKAKTSSVIRSEKIDALSMQISQGTYSVDSRVLAEKMLNTRW; this is encoded by the coding sequence ATGATGATTAATAATATTCAAAGTTTGATAAAAGGGTATGTTGATACGAAATCTGTGAGTAATCAACGAAATGAAGTCAAGACGAAAAACGTTGCTAAAGATGAAGTTGTATTGTCTTCACAGGCGCAAAATTTCCACGAATTCTTACAAAAAGCAAAGACTTCATCGGTCATTCGTTCAGAGAAAATTGATGCATTATCAATGCAAATTTCTCAAGGGACATATAGCGTTGATTCAAGAGTATTAGCTGAAAAGATGCTTAATACACGTTGGTAG
- the recD2 gene encoding SF1B family DNA helicase RecD2 → MIEGIVEVVIFESDDGRFSVFKIKPSGNKGLINVTTNAPAPLVGEQVELIGEWTSHPKFGEQFKATGIKRIEPTNVKGIERFLASGAIKGVGAAMAKRLVDKFGSETLQIIEYSPKRLQEVDGIGRKKAEAIHLAYSEQAELREVMIFLESHGVSGTYGGKIFAKYGSFSVEVVKNDPYRLARDVDGIGFRTADQIANALGVEKNDESRIVAGIHYALLQIANLGHCCVPEAMLVEQTAKLLVIERSDVAREITRLLKDEKLCFEEQGNEMLIYPPNLYYAEKNVAQRLLQLRDYAQPLSSEAANEEVAEWEEKSGIVLAAKQREAVVSSLEYGVLVLTGGPGTGKTTVVKGIIEVLENQGMQILLGAPTGRAAKRLSEASGKEAITVHRMLESNGVDTGFARDEDEPLEADVIIIDEVSMMDISLMSHFLEAVPRGSRVILVGDVDQLPAVGPGAVLKDVIRSKKIPTVRLTEVFRQAGESMIVLNAHAINRGALPDCKTSTDFQFREFNDDRDIANAIVEICTRELPKEKFDANKDIQVLTPMHRLTCGTENLNHLLQDAMNPQEDDKPTIANMNYTFRLGDKVMQIRNNYTKNVFNGDIGFIVEIHNDKAKVRYLDTEAVYEKNELIELQLAYAMSVHKSQGSEYPVIVMPLTSGHHIMLQRNLLYTAVTRAKNKVILLGTKAALYTAVSSDRTRKRYSLLAERLQQG, encoded by the coding sequence ATGATAGAAGGAATAGTAGAAGTCGTTATCTTTGAAAGTGATGATGGGAGATTTTCAGTATTTAAAATAAAACCCTCTGGGAATAAAGGGCTGATTAATGTTACGACAAATGCTCCTGCTCCGCTCGTTGGTGAACAAGTTGAATTGATTGGCGAATGGACATCGCATCCTAAGTTTGGTGAGCAATTCAAAGCCACAGGAATAAAGCGTATAGAACCGACAAATGTCAAAGGAATTGAACGGTTTCTTGCTTCTGGAGCAATCAAAGGGGTCGGTGCGGCAATGGCAAAACGTCTCGTTGATAAATTTGGCTCGGAAACACTGCAAATTATTGAATATTCGCCGAAACGTTTACAAGAGGTAGATGGAATCGGAAGGAAAAAAGCAGAAGCCATTCACTTGGCTTATAGTGAACAGGCGGAGCTTCGCGAAGTGATGATTTTTCTTGAATCACATGGAGTATCGGGAACTTATGGTGGAAAAATCTTTGCTAAATATGGTTCTTTTTCTGTTGAAGTCGTTAAAAATGATCCTTATCGCTTGGCGCGAGATGTTGATGGAATTGGATTTCGTACGGCTGATCAGATTGCTAATGCATTAGGTGTTGAAAAAAATGATGAATCACGTATTGTTGCAGGGATTCATTATGCTCTATTACAGATTGCCAACCTAGGACATTGTTGTGTACCTGAAGCAATGCTTGTAGAACAGACAGCAAAGTTATTGGTGATTGAACGCAGTGATGTGGCTAGAGAAATTACCCGGTTATTAAAAGATGAAAAGCTATGTTTTGAAGAGCAGGGAAATGAAATGCTGATTTATCCGCCCAACCTTTATTATGCAGAAAAAAATGTAGCTCAGCGGTTATTACAGTTAAGAGATTATGCACAGCCTTTATCTTCTGAAGCTGCGAATGAAGAAGTGGCTGAATGGGAAGAGAAGAGTGGGATTGTTTTAGCTGCGAAACAACGTGAAGCCGTTGTGTCTTCCTTAGAGTATGGGGTATTGGTGCTTACGGGGGGACCGGGCACAGGAAAGACTACGGTTGTAAAGGGAATTATTGAAGTGCTCGAAAATCAGGGAATGCAAATTTTACTTGGAGCACCAACGGGCAGGGCGGCAAAACGGCTTAGCGAAGCCAGTGGGAAGGAAGCTATTACGGTGCATCGTATGCTGGAGTCAAATGGCGTTGATACGGGCTTTGCCCGTGATGAGGATGAACCGTTAGAAGCAGATGTGATTATTATAGATGAAGTTTCGATGATGGATATTTCTTTGATGAGTCATTTTCTTGAAGCCGTACCGAGAGGAAGTCGGGTAATTTTAGTTGGGGACGTAGACCAATTGCCAGCAGTTGGCCCAGGGGCAGTTTTAAAAGATGTTATTCGGTCAAAGAAAATTCCAACCGTGCGTCTTACAGAAGTTTTTAGGCAAGCTGGCGAAAGTATGATTGTTCTTAATGCCCATGCAATTAACCGGGGTGCGTTGCCTGATTGCAAAACAAGTACGGATTTTCAATTTAGAGAATTTAATGATGATCGTGATATTGCAAATGCAATTGTTGAAATTTGTACCCGCGAATTGCCTAAAGAAAAATTTGATGCAAATAAAGATATACAAGTATTGACACCGATGCATCGGTTGACGTGTGGTACGGAAAACCTCAATCATTTATTGCAAGATGCAATGAATCCTCAAGAGGATGACAAACCGACAATTGCAAATATGAATTATACGTTTAGGCTTGGTGACAAGGTTATGCAGATTCGTAACAATTATACGAAAAATGTTTTTAATGGTGATATAGGGTTTATCGTTGAAATTCATAATGATAAAGCAAAAGTTCGGTACTTAGATACGGAAGCAGTTTACGAAAAAAATGAACTGATTGAACTACAGCTTGCTTATGCAATGAGTGTGCATAAAAGTCAAGGTAGTGAATATCCTGTTATCGTTATGCCACTTACTTCTGGTCATCATATTATGTTGCAACGCAATTTACTCTATACTGCGGTGACTAGGGCGAAAAATAAAGTGATTTTACTCGGAACGAAAGCGGCACTTTATACGGCAGTCAGCAGTGATAGAACGCGGAAAAGATATTCTTTATTAGCTGAACGTTTACAACAAGGATAA
- a CDS encoding LCP family protein, whose translation MSETLQDRVIRQRRRRRKRIITVVILLCIFIATTCAAYYWFDSKFFGNRNRAEEGLMVAEDKVNIMVMGVDRREDDVGRSDTLFVATVDPGKKAAAILSIPRDTRVKIAGHGYDKINHAYAYGGHKLTKDTVEGLLGIPIDYYVLIDTKAFERIIDAIGGIDIDVEKRMYYEDPWDDDGGLVIDLRPGMQHMDGKTAITYVRYRDEEGDIGRIARQQKFLRAVMDKVASPSIIPKIPSIIQEVSAAIETDMSISKMVSLAGILKEAKEKGLNADMVPGKPAYIEDISYWLPDVVKLRQSLATILDVKMDDRVAKAMQQEAVEYETSIPKEMKIVDEPKSLPLGDKDKETDKLKDKNKDKKDATDTAKKADTDKKSGANKESEQKKTRSSTIHVEVVNASGIDGAGSEVASILRNQGFTVTGVSNMTAPYKKTVVITNTSDSSVVGKFAALPFNYSIQVNPEESTENFATVVIGKDYGS comes from the coding sequence GTGAGTGAAACTTTGCAAGATCGAGTAATAAGGCAAAGACGTAGAAGAAGAAAAAGAATTATTACAGTAGTAATTCTTTTATGTATTTTTATTGCGACTACATGCGCCGCATATTATTGGTTTGATTCTAAATTTTTTGGTAATAGAAATCGTGCTGAAGAAGGGCTAATGGTAGCAGAAGATAAAGTTAATATTATGGTTATGGGTGTAGATCGTCGCGAAGATGATGTTGGCAGATCGGACACTTTATTTGTTGCAACGGTTGACCCAGGAAAAAAAGCAGCAGCTATCTTATCAATACCACGTGATACACGTGTGAAAATTGCAGGGCATGGCTATGACAAAATTAATCATGCCTATGCATATGGTGGACATAAGTTAACGAAAGATACCGTAGAAGGTTTATTGGGAATTCCTATTGATTATTATGTTTTAATTGATACGAAAGCGTTTGAACGAATTATCGATGCCATTGGCGGTATTGATATTGATGTTGAAAAGCGCATGTATTATGAGGACCCATGGGATGATGACGGTGGACTCGTTATCGATTTACGTCCTGGAATGCAGCATATGGATGGAAAAACTGCAATTACGTATGTAAGGTATCGTGATGAAGAAGGCGATATTGGCCGAATTGCTAGACAACAAAAATTCCTGCGTGCGGTGATGGATAAAGTTGCAAGTCCAAGCATTATTCCTAAAATACCAAGCATTATTCAGGAAGTAAGTGCAGCAATTGAAACGGATATGTCAATTAGCAAGATGGTAAGTTTGGCTGGTATTTTAAAAGAAGCGAAAGAAAAAGGTTTGAATGCGGATATGGTGCCAGGGAAACCTGCCTATATTGAGGATATTAGCTACTGGCTTCCTGATGTTGTAAAATTGAGACAATCTTTAGCAACTATTCTTGATGTAAAAATGGATGACCGCGTAGCAAAAGCGATGCAACAAGAAGCGGTTGAATATGAAACTTCAATTCCTAAGGAAATGAAGATCGTAGATGAGCCGAAATCATTGCCACTTGGGGATAAAGACAAAGAAACCGATAAATTAAAAGATAAAAATAAGGATAAAAAAGATGCAACTGACACAGCTAAAAAAGCAGATACAGATAAAAAGTCAGGAGCAAATAAAGAAAGCGAGCAGAAAAAAACACGTTCTTCAACTATCCATGTAGAAGTAGTAAATGCAAGTGGAATTGATGGAGCGGGAAGCGAAGTAGCTTCCATATTACGAAATCAAGGATTCACCGTTACCGGAGTTTCTAATATGACAGCTCCATATAAGAAGACGGTTGTCATTACGAATACTTCAGATAGCTCCGTAGTTGGTAAATTTGCGGCGCTGCCGTTCAATTATTCAATTCAAGTAAATCCAGAAGAGAGTACTGAAAATTTTGCTACGGTTGTTATTGGTAAGGATTATGGAAGTTAA
- a CDS encoding ComF family protein, which produces MIKLIYHTFLNMLFPPKCPVCRCYVGQQGEWCMRCLEQVLSIRTINVGQHHLKYLDECQVLCQYRSGMKKIIQHIKFYQALKYVPHIHWLLNREGDLVSFKCIDIVSAVPLHESRLKSRGYNQSEKFFYPWIKEKGWLWQNLLMRKKDTVPQYELSSKERQKNIKNAFVMRPNYNIQDCTILLVDDIFTTGVTMDECAKVLKSAGAKKVIGLALATDAEY; this is translated from the coding sequence ATGATTAAGCTAATTTATCATACGTTTTTAAATATGCTGTTTCCACCGAAATGTCCGGTTTGTCGTTGTTATGTTGGGCAGCAAGGCGAATGGTGTATGAGATGTTTAGAGCAAGTCTTATCTATTCGTACTATTAATGTAGGACAACATCATTTAAAATATTTGGACGAGTGTCAAGTGCTATGTCAGTACAGAAGTGGAATGAAAAAAATTATTCAGCATATTAAGTTTTATCAAGCATTAAAATATGTACCGCATATTCATTGGCTTTTAAATAGAGAAGGAGATTTGGTAAGTTTTAAGTGTATAGATATTGTTTCTGCAGTACCGCTGCATGAATCAAGACTAAAAAGCCGTGGCTATAATCAAAGTGAAAAATTTTTTTATCCTTGGATAAAGGAAAAAGGCTGGCTTTGGCAGAATTTATTAATGAGAAAAAAAGATACTGTCCCACAATATGAACTAAGTTCCAAAGAGCGTCAGAAAAATATTAAGAATGCATTTGTTATGAGACCAAATTACAATATACAAGATTGTACGATTCTTTTGGTAGATGATATTTTTACAACTGGTGTTACGATGGATGAATGTGCAAAGGTTTTAAAATCAGCTGGGGCGAAAAAAGTAATTGGGTTAGCATTGGCAACAGATGCTGAATATTAG
- the flgN gene encoding flagellar export chaperone FlgN, with translation MWQQIKDDMNLMVLLIQELLAVSDEKDQLFIANDIAGTEVVFKREQELLSKLTSVENRYQSIIQNVRKRYGMDETCSFVEAIMLVRPAQMKELIDLSNAIVRFSEKLKQRNERSRKVMNKAKSFIDFNINVLAQTVASDTYAPQGQEGTAVRKRAMFDQTI, from the coding sequence ATGTGGCAACAAATCAAAGACGATATGAATTTGATGGTTCTGCTTATTCAAGAATTGCTTGCAGTATCGGATGAAAAGGATCAATTGTTTATTGCGAATGATATTGCAGGAACCGAAGTGGTCTTTAAGAGAGAACAGGAACTGTTAAGTAAATTAACATCAGTTGAAAATAGATATCAATCCATTATTCAGAATGTACGAAAACGATACGGAATGGATGAAACGTGCTCGTTTGTTGAAGCAATCATGTTGGTAAGGCCTGCGCAAATGAAAGAGCTAATAGATTTATCTAATGCTATCGTTCGATTTTCAGAGAAATTAAAACAACGAAATGAGCGTAGTAGAAAAGTGATGAATAAGGCGAAAAGTTTTATTGATTTTAACATTAATGTACTAGCTCAGACGGTTGCAAGTGATACCTATGCACCACAAGGGCAAGAGGGAACGGCAGTTAGAAAACGAGCGATGTTTGATCAAACGATTTAA
- a CDS encoding flagellar protein: MGLKNCPECGKLFVSGTIPMCPACYEQEEKDEMKIVEYLREKNKASMEEIHEATGVKERTIFRMIKAGRFMGISDISYPCEVCGTLIFGGRMCDKCNTDFLEQVKKSNLDRAAKVQIESDKNRGAGMYSRERDRYR, translated from the coding sequence ATGGGGTTGAAAAATTGTCCTGAATGCGGGAAGTTGTTTGTTAGCGGTACGATACCTATGTGTCCAGCATGCTATGAACAAGAAGAAAAAGATGAAATGAAGATAGTAGAGTATTTACGAGAAAAAAATAAAGCGTCTATGGAAGAAATCCATGAAGCTACGGGAGTAAAAGAACGTACAATTTTTCGGATGATTAAAGCAGGAAGATTTATGGGGATCTCGGATATATCTTATCCTTGTGAAGTATGTGGTACGTTAATTTTTGGTGGAAGAATGTGCGATAAATGTAATACTGATTTCTTAGAACAGGTGAAAAAATCAAATCTTGATCGTGCAGCGAAAGTACAAATAGAGAGCGATAAGAATAGAGGAGCGGGTATGTATAGCAGGGAAAGGGACAGATATAGATAA
- a CDS encoding flagellar protein FlgN, whose translation MWLELREILTKLVEVYQQMLGLSKQKRIALVGVNISEIERITKQEQVLLSVVNHLERDRKKILLKIRKNINEQYANADIITLILQCDDENKASLIESHERLKEIIEKVQTHNKTNTDLTMQALSAVNYQLNVLSQASVAPTYADGGKEVVDRKKRLNFEA comes from the coding sequence ATGTGGCTAGAGCTTAGAGAGATTCTTACGAAACTGGTGGAAGTTTATCAGCAGATGCTAGGGTTAAGTAAACAAAAGCGCATTGCATTAGTAGGTGTGAACATCTCGGAGATTGAAAGGATAACGAAACAGGAACAAGTATTGCTATCTGTAGTAAATCATTTGGAAAGAGATCGAAAAAAAATTCTGTTGAAAATTAGAAAAAATATAAACGAGCAATATGCAAATGCCGACATCATCACATTGATTTTACAATGTGATGATGAAAATAAGGCATCTTTAATTGAGTCACATGAGAGATTGAAAGAAATTATTGAAAAAGTACAAACTCATAATAAAACCAATACGGATTTAACGATGCAAGCATTATCAGCTGTGAATTATCAACTGAATGTTTTGTCGCAAGCGAGTGTTGCTCCTACTTATGCAGATGGTGGCAAAGAAGTTGTAGACAGAAAAAAAAGGTTGAATTTTGAAGCATAA
- the flgK gene encoding flagellar hook-associated protein FlgK, whose product MRSTFGGLNTMVRGLYGNQVSLDTVGNNITNAATPGYSRQTVNLTTTKPQTMPGVYGDFKIGTGVDVDSVVRARDTFADRQYWKENSNLNKSTTQQYTLSKIESVFQEPTDTGLQTVISQFYKSWQTLSTNAGEYSNRVVARDTGKQLVNSMNHIKTQLDDLVADNNTQLSLQKDMINQTLDQILSLNKQIVTLEAGSNGWANDLRDQRDLLVDKLSGYMKVDVTELSNGSYSITCGGTTIVDGNSRLEMDVSVHTDPEYNIPIYTLVEKSTGIAMDVKDGSVKGIYDSVDNVKNYLDQMTTMTAFLLNDFNEQHKAGVGLNDETGINFFDPKTNAAGADTDFSTLVYFNGQWSIGGTVTRDTDGNVTNVVGGTHMTKVDILNSLKVNAEFDETGGTDKIAAKASKSTDANGENTASGANASLLGDLLQVTTSTTLGGKSMTGYYTGMIGQLGIQAQEAERNVTNQETIVSQVEGWRQQVCGVNWDEELSNMIKFNKGYSACSRCLTTMDEMLDKLINSTGTVGR is encoded by the coding sequence ATGAGATCGACCTTTGGCGGATTAAATACAATGGTACGAGGTTTATATGGAAATCAAGTTTCTTTGGATACAGTTGGTAATAATATTACGAATGCTGCTACGCCAGGTTACTCTAGACAAACCGTTAATTTAACAACAACAAAACCGCAAACCATGCCTGGAGTCTATGGAGATTTCAAAATTGGTACTGGCGTAGATGTTGATTCTGTAGTTAGAGCAAGAGATACATTTGCTGACAGACAGTATTGGAAAGAAAATTCAAACTTAAATAAGTCTACAACACAACAATATACATTAAGTAAAATCGAAAGTGTATTTCAAGAGCCTACAGATACAGGCCTTCAAACGGTAATTAGCCAATTTTATAAATCCTGGCAGACACTATCGACAAATGCCGGAGAATACAGTAATCGTGTTGTTGCTCGAGATACAGGAAAACAACTTGTTAATTCGATGAATCATATTAAGACGCAGCTAGACGATTTGGTTGCCGATAATAACACACAATTGTCTTTACAAAAGGATATGATTAATCAAACGTTAGATCAGATATTGAGTTTGAATAAACAGATTGTGACGTTAGAAGCCGGATCGAATGGTTGGGCAAATGACTTACGCGACCAAAGAGATTTGTTAGTGGATAAATTATCAGGATATATGAAAGTTGACGTTACAGAGCTTTCGAATGGTTCCTACAGTATTACATGTGGGGGAACGACGATTGTTGACGGAAACAGTAGATTGGAAATGGATGTATCGGTGCATACAGATCCAGAATATAATATTCCCATTTATACATTGGTAGAAAAATCTACGGGAATAGCAATGGATGTAAAAGACGGCTCAGTAAAAGGAATCTATGATTCTGTGGATAATGTGAAAAATTATTTGGATCAGATGACAACGATGACAGCGTTTTTGCTAAATGATTTTAATGAGCAACATAAGGCTGGTGTAGGACTAAATGATGAAACCGGTATTAATTTCTTCGATCCCAAAACAAACGCTGCTGGTGCAGATACTGATTTTTCTACGCTTGTTTATTTCAATGGACAATGGAGTATTGGTGGCACGGTAACGCGTGATACCGATGGCAATGTTACTAATGTTGTGGGCGGTACTCACATGACAAAGGTGGATATATTAAACTCATTAAAAGTAAATGCTGAATTTGATGAAACTGGCGGTACGGATAAAATCGCTGCAAAAGCTTCGAAAAGTACGGATGCAAACGGTGAAAATACAGCTTCGGGTGCAAATGCTTCATTACTTGGCGATTTATTGCAAGTAACGACGAGTACAACCCTTGGTGGTAAAAGTATGACGGGATATTATACTGGTATGATTGGCCAACTTGGGATTCAAGCGCAAGAAGCTGAACGCAATGTAACAAATCAAGAGACTATTGTTTCACAAGTGGAAGGCTGGCGTCAGCAAGTTTGTGGAGTGAACTGGGATGAAGAATTATCAAATATGATTAAATTTAACAAAGGTTATTCCGCTTGTTCGAGATGCCTAACTACGATGGATGAGATGTTAGATAAATTAATCAATAGTACAGGAACTGTAGGAAGGTAG
- a CDS encoding RNA polymerase sigma factor, producing MKLNKLVEMAKEGDKVAFQEICERFTGLIKKLAYQSHLRPIAEEAMSIGFLTVVEGVKIYNDSMGDPFEGYIQSKLKFAMWNLFKRERGRWEKEYSVEVQQGEDLSLLERLVAGVDIELEIEHKLLTEELMRWIEFLPKKQRQAVLLTLVFEKGLTETSKLLNISPQAVFSLRNRGIAKLRKSMQLI from the coding sequence ATGAAGTTAAATAAGTTAGTTGAGATGGCAAAAGAAGGAGATAAAGTTGCATTTCAAGAAATTTGTGAACGGTTTACTGGGCTGATAAAGAAACTTGCCTATCAATCGCATTTACGCCCAATTGCTGAAGAAGCTATGTCGATTGGCTTTCTTACAGTCGTCGAAGGGGTGAAAATTTATAATGACTCAATGGGAGACCCCTTTGAAGGGTATATACAAAGTAAATTAAAGTTTGCGATGTGGAATCTATTTAAACGTGAACGAGGTCGTTGGGAAAAAGAATACAGTGTAGAAGTTCAGCAAGGTGAAGATTTAAGTTTATTAGAGCGGTTGGTAGCTGGTGTTGATATTGAGTTAGAGATAGAGCATAAATTATTAACGGAAGAATTGATGCGATGGATAGAATTTTTACCGAAAAAACAACGGCAGGCAGTTTTACTTACTTTAGTATTCGAAAAAGGGTTAACGGAAACGAGTAAGTTACTCAATATATCGCCTCAAGCGGTATTTAGTCTTCGTAATCGTGGGATTGCAAAGCTTCGTAAATCTATGCAATTAATATGA